The genomic stretch ATCACCTTCGAGAAATCGCCGAAGAACGCGTTGCCGTCGCCGAAGGCGAAGCTGTAGCCGAACGCGATCCACACCACGCCGACGAGACCCGCGGAAATGAAGCACTGCATGAAGACGTTGAGGACGTTCTTCGCCCGCACCAGGCCGCCGTAGAACAGCGCCAGGCCTGGGAGCGTCATCATGAGGACCAGCGCCGCCGAGCAGAGAACCCAGGCGGTGTCGCCCGAGTCGAAGACCGGCGCCGCCTCCTCGGCGCCCGCGGACACGGCTCCGAGCGCCAGTAGCGCTGCGGCTACCGACGCGACCTTGGACCACTTCGGATGATGCGGATGGATTCGCTCGAGCATGGACAGCCCTCCCGTATTGCCGCCAATCCTGGCGTTTGGCTTCGCGCCGTTGGCCCCCAGCAGCAACGGCGGTGCCAGCGATGCGGGAGCGCCGCCCGTTCGGGCTAAGCACTCATTTCCGCTGCCAGAAGGTTGCGCGGCGGTGACGGGCGCCCGGCCGGACCGGGGTCTGGCTGCACGCGATGTGGGCGCGGGCCTGCCTACGGAAGCAGCGCCCCGGTGCGCATCGGCCGAGGCGTCGGCGAGGACGCCCCCTCAGCGCACGCCCGGCGCTTCGTAGCCGGTCTCGGCGACGTACTCGGCGTACCCGCCGCCGTACTGCCGCGGCCCGCCCTCGCCGCCCAGCTCGAGCACGCGGTTCGACAGCGCGCGCAGCACGGCACGGTCGTGCGAGACGAAGATCATCGTGCCCTCGAAGTCGGCGAGCGCCTCGACCAGCATCTCCTGGGTGGCGAGGTCGAGATGGTTCGTAGGCTCGTCGAGGACGAGGAAGTTCGGCGGGTCGAAGAGCATGCGCGCCATCACCAGACGGGCACGCTCGCCGCCCGAGAGCACCCGGCCCGGCTTGTCGACGTCGTCGCCCGAGAAGCCGAACGCCCCCGCGAGGCCGCGCAGCGCGCCGAGCGACGCCTTCGGGTGCGCGTCCTGCAGGGCGTCCAGCACCGTGCGGCGCGGATCCAGGATCTCCATCGCGTGCTGCGCGAAGTAGCCGACCTTGACGCTGGCGCCGAGCGCCACGCGCCCGCCGTCGGGCTCGGCCTCGCCGGCGATCATGCGCAGCAGCGTGCTCTTCCCCGCTCCGTTGACGCCCATGACGCACCAGCGCTCGCGGCGGCGGACGAGGAAGTCGAAGCCGTCGTAGATGCGCCGCGCCCCGAAGCCCTTCACTACGCCGTCGAGCTTCACGACGTCGTCGCCCGAGCGCGGCGGGGTCGGAAAGTCGAAGCGCACCACCTGGCGGCGGCGGGGCGGCTCGACCTTCTCGATCTTCTCGAGCTTCTTCGCGCGCGACTGCACCTGGGCGGCGTGGCTAGCGCGGGCCTTGAAGCGGGCGATGAACGCCTCTTCCTTCGCCAGCATGGCCTGCTGGCGCTCGTACTGCGCCTGGGCCTGCGCCTCGGCGACCTGGCGCTGGCGCTCGTAGAAGTCGTAGTCGCCCGTGTAGGTGGTCAGCTCGCCGCCGTCGATCTCGACGATCTTGCCGACGATGCGGTTCATGAACTCGCGGTCGTGCGAGGTCATGACCACGGCGCCCTCGAAGTCCTGGAGGAAGCGCTCGAGCCAGAGGATCGACTCGATGTCGAGGTGGTTCGTGGGCTCGTCGAGCAGGAGCGCGTCCGGCTTCATGAGCAGGAGCCGCGCCAGCGCCGCGCGCATCTTCCAGCCCCCGGACAGCTCGCCGACGTCACGCGCGATCACCTCGGGCGCGAAGCCGAGGCCGGTCAGGATCTCCTGCGCGCGCGCCTCGAGGCCGTAGCCGTCGAGCTCGTCGAAGCGCGCCTGGACGTCGCCGAAGCGGGCGACGAGCCGCTCGAGGTCGTCGGCCCGCGCCGGGTCGGCCATGGCGTTCTCGAGCTCGTGCAGCTCGTGCGCGACCTGCGAGACCTCCCCCGCCCCGGCCATGGACTCCTCGAGCACGCTGCGGCCGCCCATCTCGCCGACCGTCTGCGAGAAGTAGCCGACGACGACCCGCTTCTCCGTGAGGACGCTCCCCGAATCGGGCTCCTCCTCGCCGACGATCATGCGGAAGATCGTCGACTTGCCGGCCCCGTTCGGACCGACGAGGCCGAT from bacterium encodes the following:
- a CDS encoding ABC-F family ATP-binding cassette domain-containing protein, encoding MIRLEAISKQHGGRILFLDAQMAVFRGEKIGLVGPNGAGKSTIFRMIVGEEEPDSGSVLTEKRVVVGYFSQTVGEMGGRSVLEESMAGAGEVSQVAHELHELENAMADPARADDLERLVARFGDVQARFDELDGYGLEARAQEILTGLGFAPEVIARDVGELSGGWKMRAALARLLLMKPDALLLDEPTNHLDIESILWLERFLQDFEGAVVMTSHDREFMNRIVGKIVEIDGGELTTYTGDYDFYERQRQVAEAQAQAQYERQQAMLAKEEAFIARFKARASHAAQVQSRAKKLEKIEKVEPPRRRQVVRFDFPTPPRSGDDVVKLDGVVKGFGARRIYDGFDFLVRRRERWCVMGVNGAGKSTLLRMIAGEAEPDGGRVALGASVKVGYFAQHAMEILDPRRTVLDALQDAHPKASLGALRGLAGAFGFSGDDVDKPGRVLSGGERARLVMARMLFDPPNFLVLDEPTNHLDLATQEMLVEALADFEGTMIFVSHDRAVLRALSNRVLELGGEGGPRQYGGGYAEYVAETGYEAPGVR